A single Crateriforma conspicua DNA region contains:
- a CDS encoding ribonuclease H family protein — MLFSMDAVSDFDSPSPLQHSDQSLSQYLLVCQAHAESLEQGSWQFSLEDASGELVLEASDVEFGDLNRLSVMAALRGLEAIDGASSVTLLSSNRYLIRSLTDSLPRWRRNGFVWEHFGRRVEVQHAELWRRVDRALSIHRVDACLISSRTVSLGQDPVAGLDQETDADASTVRIDTPHQTVDTGGVPVTRRRRGHRPTRSAVDTGEVSSRSGSPIDGVSTAVASAAAVPDRLRRWLLTPGPAPESGGGRIAARHFDAAIYGTTIAAST; from the coding sequence TCGCCGCTTCAGCATTCCGATCAATCGTTGTCGCAGTACTTGTTGGTCTGCCAAGCCCACGCTGAATCTTTGGAGCAGGGCAGTTGGCAGTTTTCGTTGGAAGATGCTTCCGGCGAATTGGTACTGGAAGCCAGCGACGTCGAATTCGGTGACCTGAACCGCTTAAGTGTGATGGCGGCCCTGCGTGGATTGGAAGCGATCGACGGTGCGTCGTCGGTCACCTTGCTGTCCAGCAATCGCTACCTGATTCGGTCGTTGACCGATTCGCTTCCGCGTTGGCGTCGCAACGGATTCGTTTGGGAACACTTCGGCCGCCGCGTGGAAGTCCAGCACGCCGAACTGTGGCGACGGGTCGACCGCGCTCTGTCGATCCACCGCGTCGACGCGTGCCTGATCAGTTCACGGACCGTCAGCTTGGGCCAAGACCCCGTCGCTGGTTTGGACCAAGAAACCGACGCGGACGCATCCACGGTCCGCATCGATACGCCGCACCAAACCGTCGACACCGGCGGCGTCCCCGTCACGCGGCGACGACGCGGCCACCGTCCCACACGATCCGCGGTCGACACCGGCGAAGTTTCGTCCCGGTCCGGATCACCGATCGATGGCGTTTCAACAGCCGTCGCCTCCGCCGCAGCGGTCCCCGACCGACTGCGTCGATGGCTGTTGACGCCGGGACCGGCCCCCGAAAGCGGAGGCGGGCGGATCGCGGCGCGGCACTTCGACGCAGCCATTTATGGCACGACGATCGCTGCATCTACCTGA